A single region of the Triticum dicoccoides isolate Atlit2015 ecotype Zavitan chromosome 2B, WEW_v2.0, whole genome shotgun sequence genome encodes:
- the LOC119364751 gene encoding protein NRT1/ PTR FAMILY 4.6-like, whose protein sequence is MLLALQAYLPSLHPLDCEINKEPNNCESAKGWSLTLLYLSLLMFAIGEGCMRACIPLLGGDQFSNDDPKETHLKSTFLSWIKFANSVGALMGLVFLVWIENNLGWALGFMISALIVLVGLFVAASGLPFYRTQKPNGSPLKGILQVLVTSSKKRQVATIDVIELQEIGAADSVDGEGKSDSKSTGTTQIEELTKAITRMLPIFISCLLIYLPFTLLMTLTIQVGSTMDKGIGTIQIPSASLIAIPTAFHMLMQPFYRQILTPLLERFTGHTHGITPLQSIGAGSACGVAAACLAAIVETRRLTVAEQHGPTSTGAGVPMSVFWLVLQFFLLSIMDAASFSGLIEFIKSESSPEMKLIAPAAQSIVAGIAAWLASAFIQLANNASRHGNGGRGWLDGADFNRTRLDRFFLLLAAIELVALINYAFWARRYAKTQRSSGAGLVGDSSEN, encoded by the exons ATGTTGCTAGCATTGCAGGCATACTTGCCTTCACTACATCCTCTGGATTGTGAGATAAACAAAGAACCAAACAACTGTGAGTCAGCTAAAGGTTGGAGCTTAACACTGCTCTACTTGAGCTTATTAATGtttgccatcggagaaggctgcatGCGCGCTTGCATACCATTGCTTGGTGGAGATCAGTTCAGCAATGATGATCCAAAAGAAACACATCTCAAGAGTACGTTCTTGAGCTGGATCAAGTTTGCAAACTCTGTTGGAGCACTAATGGGATTGGTATTCTTAGTCTGGATCgagaacaatttgggctgggcccttGGCTTTATGATATCTGCACTTATTGTACTTGTAGGGCTGTTTGTGGCAGCCAGTGGACTGCCTTTCTATAGAACACAGAAGCCTAATGGAAGTCCTCTAAAGGGAATATTGCAG GTTCTTGTCACTTCATCAAAGAAGAGGCAGGTTGCTACCATAGATGTTATCGAGCTGCAGGAGATAGGAGCAGCGGATAGTGTTGATGGGGAAGGCAAATCTGACAGCAAGAGCACTGG CACCACTCAGATCGAGGAGTTAACAAAGGCCATCACCCGAATGCTTCCAATCTTCATCAGCTGCTTGCTCATCTACCTGCCCTTCACGCTGCTAATGACACTAACGATACAAGTCGGCAGCACCATGGACAAAGGGATAGGCACGATCCAGATACCTTCCGCCTCTCTCATTGCAATCCCAACAGCATTTCACATGCTTATGCAACCATTCTACAGGCAGATATTGACGCCACTGCTAGAAAGATTTACAGGCCACACACACGGAATCACCCCACTGCAGAGTATCGGTGCTGGCTCGGCGTGCGGGGTAGCAGCAGCATGCCTTGCGGCGATAGTGGAAACAAGAAGGCTGACAGTCGCAGAGCAGCATGGGCCAACATCGACAGGAGCAGGCGTCCCGATGTCCGTGTTCTGGTTGGTTCTGCAATTCTTCCTGCTAAGCATCATGGATGCAGCATCCTTCAGTGGACTGATTGAGTTCATAAAGAGCGAGTCATCTCCGGAAATGAAGCTGATAGCACCGGCAGCGCAGTCCATCGTTGCTGGAATAGCAGCCTGGTTAGCAAGTGCCTTCATACAGCTAGCGAACAACGCGTCGCGGCACGGCAATGGTGGAAGAGGGTGGCTAGATGGAGCAGACTTCAACAGGACACGCCTTGATCGTTTCTTCTTGTTGCTGGCAGCCATCGAGCTGGTGGCACTCATCAACTATGCTTTCTGGGCGAGGAGATATGCCAAGACGCAACGGAGCAGTGGTGCTGGATTAGTTGGTGATAGCTCTGAAAACTAA
- the LOC119364750 gene encoding protein NRT1/ PTR FAMILY 4.5-like, producing the protein MALVGFVDWRGNAIRKEVHGGVRAAWFLYVLTVVTNVVIIPNLLNLVTYLHGTMHMGVSASATTTTNFFGATSGFAMIAAFLSDSYITRFRTMLLFGPFMFLGYGLLALQAYLPSLRPPACNIEAELNSCEVVHGWNATLLYTALYMTAFGDGFIRVCLPSLGADQFDHEDPSESRQQSSFFNWYTFGISFGGFVGLILIVGIENYKGWDIGLGVCAILILLGLLIVAAGFPFYCNQVPQGSPLTRILQVLVVAFRNRKLELPEKLEEAKESCTGTRACSVDALAQTNSLKFLDKACINSGQSGAWSVCSLRKVEETKIILRVLPLFVSSIIGYISNVILFTFTVQQGTMTNTRLGKIHVSPATLFIIPIIFQMLMLAVYDQFLVPFLRRRTGYVGGVTHLQRIGIGFVTMLLASIIAAIVEKKRKEAVVQMSLFWLAPQFFLLGVADVTSFTGLLEFFNSEAPRGMKSIATALFWCALGLASLLATTLVEIVNKATRHGHQRGWLEGTSLNNSHLDLFYWAVAVVGLLGLCNYLYWAKKYVYQHNPRIVETSVDQDSP; encoded by the exons ATGGCACTAGTAGGCTTTGTGGATTGGAGGGGAAACGCCATCAGGAAAGAGGTGCATGGTGGAGTCAGAGCAGCATGGTTCTTGTACG TTCTGACTGTGGTAACCAACGTGGTTATTATCCCAAACCTGCTGAATCTGGTTACTTATCTTCATGGAACAATGCATATGGGGGTCTCGGCCTCTGCAACTACaaccactaatttttttggtgccACATCCGGGTTTGCAATGATAGCAGCTTTCCTCTCCGACTCCTACATTACTCGCTTTAGAACAATGCTCCTCTTTGGTCCATTTATGTTTCTG GGTTACGGATTGCTCGCACTGCAAGCCTACCTTCCTTCACTCCGTCCACCAGCTTGCAACATTGAAGCAGAGCTAAACAGCTGTGAAGTGGTCCATGGATGGAATGCTACCTTATTGTACACAGCCTTGTATATGACTGCATTTGGTGATGGTTTTATCCGTGTTTGCTTGCCATCCCTCGGAGCAGACCAATTTGACCATGAAGATCCCTCTGAGTCCCGCCAACAGTCCAGCTTCTTTAACTGGTATACCTTTGGAATCTCCTTTGGAGGTTTTGTAGGGCTGATTCTCATAGTGGGGATCGAGAACTACAAAGGGTGGGATATCGGACTTGGGGTGTGTGCCATCCTAATTCTGCTAGGATTGCTCATAGTCGCTGCCGGTTTCCCCTTCTACTGCAACCAAGTACCACAAGGAAGTCCTCTAACTCGAATACTGCAG GTTCTTGTGGTTGCATTCAGGAACAGGAAACTTGAACTTCCTGAAAAACTTGAGGAAGCGAAGGAAAGCTGCACTGGGACAAGGGCATGTTCTGTTGATGCACTCGCTCAAACAAATAGTCTGAA ATTCCTcgacaaagcttgcatcaacagtgGCCAAAGTGGAGCCTGGTCAGTTTGTAGTCTGAGAAAGGTGGAGGAGACAAAGATCATCCTCCGTGTGCTTCCTCTCTTCGTCAGCTCCATAATCGGATATATATCGAACGTTATCCTCTTCACATTCACTGTGCAGCAAGGCACCATGACGAACACAAGGCTGGGCAAGATCCATGTTTCCCCCGCGACACTCTTTATCATCCCCATCATATTCCAGATGCTAATGCTTGCTGTCTATGACCAGTTCCTTGTGCCATTCTTGCGTAGACGTACAGGCTATGTTGGTGGTGTCACTCATTTGCAACGCATTGGTATAGGCTTCGTCACCATGCTACTTGCGTCAATCATTGCAGCAATTGTTGAGAAGAAGAGAAAGGAAGCTGTGGTGCAGATGTCCCTCTTCTGGCTTGCACCTCAATTCTTCCTTCTTGGTGTGGCAGATGTGACATCATTCACCGGGCTCCTTGAGTTCTTCAACAGCGAGGCACCACGCGGCATGAAGTCTATTGCCACAGCGTTGTTCTGGTGTGCTCTGGGGCTCGCGTCCTTGCTGGCCACAACGCTGGTGGAAATTGTGAACAAGGCCACAAGGCATGGGCACCAGAGAGGCTGGCTCGAGGGTACAAGCTTGAACAACAGCCATCTTGACCTGTTCTACTGGGCTGTGGCTGTTGTGGGATTGCTTGGCTTATGCAACTACCTGTACTGGGCCAAGAAGTATGTGTACCAGCACAATCCACGCATCGTTGAGACATCGGTTGATCAGGATTCACCTTGA